In Paralichthys olivaceus isolate ysfri-2021 chromosome 12, ASM2471397v2, whole genome shotgun sequence, the genomic window CTCTATACCTGCAACATCTCAGCTGGCTTTCCCTGTCAGCGATGACAGGTGTCTTCATGCCCCGCTGGTCTGTTTCTTATGCTAAGATTTAGTTCCCCAGAGCGGGGGAAGGCCCTGCGGGTGAGGGGTGGTCTCTGATCAAAGCAGGCCCACCAGGGGGACAGACACTGGAGAGGGGACACAGTAGAACAGGCCCCTGAATATCCCTCAGAATCGTCTTACCTGTGATGGGAATGTCACCTCCCAGAAAAAGAAGCAACACATAGATTTTCAGAGCATAAAAGATCAAACTTGTGATTTTTCCTTCTGCTTTTATCTCATGAGTCGACTCGACTTCTTTCTCACCTATTTTCCTGAAGTTTGTAAAACAAATTGGATGAGTGAACTATTAAATCAACCATCTTTCACAGTGATGTAACTTCACTGAGGTCATGATATGTGATATCCCATTAGGCAAAGCTCGCTGGCAGATAATAGCTTGAACAGGGAACGGCCGGCCATCACTTTAGCGAGACGTCTATACATCAAAACTGatcttatatttatttaatggcATTAACCTGTGGCGTccaggcctctctctctctatgacAATGACAGGGAAGTCTGGTTTACTTCTGGCCTCCGCTCTGCTGGGCAGCAGCTCCGGTGCAGCCTTCGCTTCTGGGATGATGTCACCACACTGCAGAACAGACAGAATCAGTTTGCTgctgtgagggagggagggagggagggagggaggaagagagagagagagatacacgAACACACACTTCTGTGGACCACCTGGCAGTGATACATTGACAGAAGGGCTACTTGGTTTACACTGCTATACCTTCCTCTAGCACATGAGCGCCCCAGTTCTCTACATGATACAGTTGAAGCTGCAGTATTCTGTTTTCTACACTATTTGTTTATGTAACCGTTTTAAGGCTTCATGTGCCTCTagaaaaaatgtataaaacatcaGAGTTAATGATGCTGATAGCAGATGTGTGATATTCTGGCCCCTCTGAGGGAACATGGTAATCCTCAGATATTTCCGTCAACTAGCTCTCAACATGGCTGCAGGTGACCTTGTTCACCTTGTGTGTCGAACACATCCCATCCACTCTGGATCTggattttcaccattttcaatAGTCAAACGCAGAcgaaaacataaactccttggTGACAGAAATAAAGCAGAGTAAGGTCATGAGACAAATCACACAGGGAGGCAAGCATCTGGAGGAATAACACTACAAAACATGACATCAGCTTCACATTCTGTCATTTTACCAAGCTTCACACTAAACACCAGAATGAGTTTCATTTTCTCACGTTTGGAGAGTGAAACATTTGAGTAGCTCAGGCGATTGATCTTATTTCTCTCCACTCTGCAGCTTTCTATTTAACATGCATCACATCTACCGTGCGAACAGAGCAGGTGTGATATGATCAGTTTAAAGATGGTCTCTCTGTGGTCGTGTCtgcaaagctgctgctgctgcagttctACAACTGCATCTGCTCCCTGCTCTGCATTTATCTGATCGTCTTCCAGACAAGGCCATACACAGAAGGAAAGTCCAAAATGTAATGCTTCCCTACACACAAGTATaattctaaacacacacacacacacacacacacacacactctatgcTGATTTAAAGGTCAGTCTAATTGTACACAATAAAAAGCTATTTACGAATGTGAGAAATGAAATTATGTGTTTCCTGACATGTATCCagtataaaagagaaaataatagaCACAATGACAtgctaaaataatattttattatgcttttacttaattttatttaatcttaGATTATTTAGTTATAGCGAAGTGCCACATTTCTCCACCTCAGAACCCTGCATCTGAGAAAGTATTGGTGTTTCTATCAAGTGATCGGCATAAATACTGACACTAAACTCAGGACATTACCCTTTATCTCAGCTTCCTGTAGTTTTGAAATTTCCTCTGAGAGTCCTGCATCCATCCTTTTTCAATGAAGGCAAATTAAATCATGTTGATtcagaatggcactcagaagaGTTCCCATCTACGCCAAGgaaaaccacatttaacttCAATAGAACcaaatttttatttgaatctgctcTAACTTGAACACACTCTTTAATATCAGTCCCCctgaatatgcctgattttttttcatcaagatccaaatACTATTCtctgaaatctgtgaaaattgTCCAATTTCACTATGGAAAATTaccttggtagaaagtagttctgGTGGTTTTACTGAAGACAGTATATCTCTACATCTGTAGAGAAATGCTGAAATAAGTAACTTTTTTTTAGCACCAAAAACTAAATTCCATCCATCTGCTTTGTATTGTAGGTTGAATGTATTGATCCATgatttaaaagcagaaaataagGACATGCACCACTAGAGGGAGGTAGTAACACACTGTATGATCACTGTACTGTGAAGGAACCACTAGAGTTTCAGGTTACGTGGCTGATAAAATAACTTCAATCCATTGCCCACCTTTTTGTTAAGatttttgtaattattattgtgcacatatttttattgtatttatttttgataaagAATTACTGGATTTATGATAATTCAGCTGTCCCAATGCTATATATTACGTCATAACTCACGATTATCACTAATGCAACCATGATGTCCTGACGTGTTTATAAACGAGTCGATGTTGAGTGAACAGCAGAAAAACACGTTTTCCGTGTTCTACCAGCAGGGTGCGCTGTCGCTTGTGCAAAGGGCTGCAGTTGCTGCTGTGTCCTGTGGGCGGCAGCACAGAGCGGCCTCTCACGGACAAATGGCGTCTCTCCAGTGCGGAGCAGCTGATCTCCTCCGGAGCAGAGCGGCAGCAGCGGTGCGGAGGTAAACACACCGACCCCCCGGATCCCTGCGCGTCAACAGGCCGCAGCTTTATTACGCACGGGTCCGTGTGTTGGAGTGACGGCCGGACGCCGCGCACTGTTCTCGGATCGAGCACAGACCGATGTCCCGGTGCACAAACAACCGTGTGGGGCCGGGCAGATAGAGGAGAGAGTGCCGCTGCAGCCTGTTCATCTGCGGTGTGCTTGTGTCTTCCACCGATGGTTGTCAGTGTCTCACCGGGGCCTGATCCGAGGCGCTGCAGGCGACAGTAGCGGGTCAAATGTTTCCACCCAGACAGCGGAGGAGCTCATCGTGAACATGGGCATCACCCCTTCAGagaaaccctcctcctcctcctccttcttcttcttctcctgctccttctgACTGCCTGGCCCGTCTTCGTTAATCCAATTGAGGAGATCATCTTTTCAACCCTTGCTGAGGTTACACCATCAAGACGGCGTTATCTCAGAAAGCAAGGTAAAGGTTttattctcttcctctgttcttcttccCTGTGACACGCTGTGATCACTGTGAGTTATAAAGAGCTGTCTGTGCTTGTTTTCGCCATTTCCTCGTTATTACAGGAACTCATCATGACTCTAAACAGGGCTCTAACCTGACTCTAACCTGACTCTAACCTGACTCTAACCTGGCTCTAACCTGACTGTAAACCTGACTCTAACCTGACTCTAACCTGACTGTAAACCTGACTTTATTCTGGCTCTAACCTGACTGTGAACCTGACTGTAAACCTGACTCTAACCTGACTCTAACCTGACTGTAAACCTGACTTTATTCTGGCTCTAACCTGACTGTGAACCTGACTGTAAACCTGACTCTATTCTGACTGTATTCAGACTCTAACCTGACTGTGAACTTTGCTCTAACCTGACTGTAAACCTGACTTTATTCAGACTCTAACCCAGGCTTTAACCCTGACCCTAAACCAGAATCTAAATTGAAGTTTACATTTATTCTAAACCTGACTCTAACCCGGCTCTATCCTTGCAATATCCTGACTCTTAACCTGGCAGTAAACTTGACTCTAACGCTGACTCTAAATTGGACTCTAATCTGATTCTAACCCGGCTCTATCTTGGCAATATCCTGACTCTAACCCTGGCCCTAAACCAGACTCTAACCTGACTTTCAGCCTCACCCACTCTCTGGCAGCTGTGAATTCTTACGTGCAATCGTGGAAACATTTCTTGCTTCTATTTGTTTTCTGCACGGCAGCTGCACAGTGTTGCATCTGAACTCGGAGCATTACATGCTCAGAGCGGATGGCTCCACTGAGCTCTGAAAGGTCACTGTCTGCGCCCTGCTCGTTCCATTTTAAGCAGCAGGTCCCCCTCAGGGTACAGGCAGATTATAGATATAACTATAGAACTGGGCTGGTGGAAATACAGCGGTCCTGTGACGGGCCAAGactctgaggtgtgtgtgttacattaaAGTCGAATTGCTGATATGCATCATACCTGTACATGGTGTTCTGATGTTCTCAGGAAGGCTCACATTTTTGTACTTTACAGACACACCGACagtgaggtgttttttttcctctgtctctttcagaaaatgaatccaAGCCCTTGTCAGCGTCCTAACGTCCATTTACTGTCAAGTGTCGATATGAAAAAGTGTTTCACTTCCACATGATGCCTTTAAAAGCctggtttgtctctgtgccAGGTTCATAAACTGCATTCATTCAAAAGAAGAGCACATATGGGCTCCATCCTGTTATAAACGATTAAGGTCCTCCTGATTGTCCGCTATTGATTCTCTCTCCAGTTTCATGCTTCCCGACGTACGGCAGCAGCTGCTCAATGAAACACACTCGATCGAAAGCTGTTTAGTGACATGAACACGAGGATAGTTGTATCTCGACGTTTCCAGGAGTTTACCTTTGACATATGAataacgcagcaggagatcatTCGGGTCAGACACGTTCAGAACTTCAGGAGCGTTTTACAGAACCTTCAAGAGAGAGCATGCAAGAGGCAGGACGTGACATGAAAATATTGCTGCGGAGAatttgagtgtttttgtttcGAGCACCTGAAGAGCAGCGTCGGCCCTtctcaccaaaagctcttgaatctcgttgtctttccaagttgacgccCTCGTCGGCATCTTCTACGTGCATGAtgcctctttttcattctgaggaTTTTGTGTTCCTCCAGATTGTCGTCCTGCATGTTtcaaaacatcatcaacacacccactcatcACATTTTACTTGGGCTTgccaggaaaagttccagaaaacatttgaggcaacagactcacacacatcagGAAAAAATCTCCTTCCATGctcgtctgaaagcagctacagtGAAACTTGTTTATTTCACAGGTGATGTAGTGATTAACTTTTTCCATTCTTCTCAGAAACAGTCTGCTCCCATATGGGAATAAATGCATCAAGCTGTCCCCTGTTACAGATTTGCTGAAAACAAGGGAAAAACGTTGAGtgcaaaacagcaaaacattccTCTGAGTGACCGGCGGCAGTCGGCCGGCTCCCAGAGGAACGTGGAGATGTTGTTTACTTAAGAGTGAGGAGGAATGAGGTTATGATGCCCAGAACTCGCCGTGCCATTCCAGTCTACAAGGAGTGAACACACGATCAATcctttatgtttatattttacatccAAAAATGATATTTATTCAAGAAGTTTTTGTCtacattttatgttatttagCTGGATTGCGTTAATAAATACTGCACAgctttccacgaaacttggtagaaggctGCGATACGAGTCATGGAAGAACTGATTTAATGTTGGTGAGGATACCGAACGGGGGTGCGGCCCCAGGATTTTGGATGTTTTTCGCTGATTTCAGAATAATGAGCTTGATAAAAAAGAATTTGACTTCTTTTGGGTTCTGATATGTATGAGTGCATTTGGTgcagaccaaaataaaaatccagatctagaggatgtgtgtgtggtttcttaaggggactgttgggcgtTGGCGGACTTCtgtgttaaactgtaaaatatcaagcctttTCTTTGTCAAATGAAATTTGACATCTTCAGGTCAGGCTCAACCCTCTGGTCCTTCAGTCTCAGGGTGTCAGTTCACATTCTGGTCTTATCACAAAACATGTGTCTGCGAAAATGACCTTGTTTTTCCAGACCTGAGTGAGTCTGAGGCAAATGCCCAGATCCTGATGTGGATCCTCTGTCTGGTTCAGGAAGTGCAAGAACCCTGATCAGCTCTAAATCACACAGCCTCACCTCATGTTAAGCAGATTACCCTGAGACAGAGATGAGCTAGAAATGCGACACCCATTCAGTTTAAATACACGTACCCAGTAATTAGGAGTCAATTACTGTCAGTTACTTGTTACCTGTAACATCTTGTTAGGGTGGTTTCACTTCAGGAGGGTCTGTGAGGAAAAGACAACACTAAATTTAAAAGCTCCATGGTTAAGTAAGTGCAGTTTCTAAAGGCATTTGGCAGAGCAAGTTACCGCTCTTTTATTGTGGTGACATCGACTTGTCTGGAGAACAAGTCATTTTGCTGTAATCTGATTTCGGGGGTTGCTGTCTGCCTGTGTGCAGTTCGGTTGCTAAGGATTATGCAACAGCTTAAATGCCATTTCAGCAGggtgttgtgagtgtgtgtgttcagggtggtgCCTTTGTCCAGGCTTTACTGTGTGTGAGGGTTGTACTCACTACCTCGAAATAGCTCCTGAAAACGATCATTGCTCAGAGATTGCTCGTCATGGCGTGCATTTAGCCAGTTAGAGACGGCATCATGAGGGATTGTTACCAGAGCATCATGTACACTCTGCGCTCCTTCCAGATGGATGCTTTGgcattttacttttcattctTTCCGACAGGTAGGGCTCGTAAAGTGAGCCGTTGTTGCGCAATAAATGAACCACGGATTCTGCTGACCCACCAGATGCTCTCCAAGAGTTAGCATTTCAGGAATGTGCAATGTGCAGCAAGTCGTTGGGATCGAGTGAATTCCACACAAAACAATGCAATGAGGCCAAATCACTTcagtcaagaaaaaaaacctcagaatGAACaccctgttttttgttttgcccTATGATCTCACTATTATGTGTTCATCTTCTTCAGAGGCTGAAACAAATAGCCATTGTTGAGCTGCCTTCAAGCATCATCCATCCGCACTCTGCCTCCCTCATGAGAGACATAACAATGTTTTTAAGAACTGTAACTGtaattctgctgtttttgtttctgtttaacTGATAACTGCAAAAAATGGCTCCAGTGTAGAAGATGTAACATCATTGTGTGGTGATTTCCAACACAGCTATAATGTAGTTTTACAGGACACAGAAAATTCTTGCTTTCTAAAATATGTCAATTTTAGATATTTGTGTGGCTCCCACGGATTACTGGGAATAAGCCAAACCCTTCGCTCTTACTATGTCTGCCTCCACCTACACATGACAACAGCAGAATACAACACGTTCAGTCCCGTACTCTGACGAGAGTCACCCTCAGAAATGCCCGAAACCACTAACTGAAGTAGAGGTAGATGAGTCAGGCGGTAGGCCGGGATCTGGGAGTGCCGGTGgtgagccaaaaaaaaaaaaaaaaagctacagCAACCTGGCGTGGAGTGAAGCACGAGCTAATGCCTGCGGGGGAAGAAGGCACGGATGAACGGCACAGTGGCTACATCAAGTTCTGGAGAGATTTGGACGTGTGACGTTGCAGCCTGCTGTCTTTGTTTGGGCATATGCTTGTATAAAATGATCGTGTTAGCACTTGGTCTAATATTTGAAATATAGTAACAATCTAAGACCTGGAGACTCTCTTTACTTCTCAGTGTACCTGCAGCCTGCAGTTCTATCATAATCAAGATTTCAGTCATGGTTGATTTGGATACACACAACCATGACAATGCACAATAGAAAAatagtgttgttgtgtttaaaaatgcaacaaaataaCTAGTGTGACTTCTAAGTGCAGTGACAACAACAATGGACCTCATGCAAGAATCAGTTGAGCAGAGAATGCCACAGTTACCAATAGAAAACATGGTCAGTGCATTCAGTGATTCATCAATTCACCTTTAATCACGTCAGGGCCTTAGAAAAGGTAACCAGCTTCTGAAAGGGTCCAGCTTCTGAAAataatacttttacttttaaataacaaCTGCTAATTATTTTGTGGTTTCCTAGTAAACTAATTCATCATGTGTTGGTGAGTGGTTCTCTCATAGCAGCTCCACTTAGTCTCTTATGTTTTTGTGGCTCTGTCCCTGGAGATATCATGTTTCTGAGATCTCTTTCCGTCCATCCCAATCTCGTGAGAATTTCAAAGGGAATCTCCCTAAATTTGGCACCAGCGTTCGCTTGGCGTCAAGGGTGATCTCATTATAATTTGTTGTTTGAAGGTCAAGGTTACTGTGATCTCACACCCAGCCTGTTCTTGTGAACCCACGCATCGGTAACACCTGGAGgagattttattacatttggcacaaacgtCCACTTGGACTCCagaatgaactgattagaatgtGGTCGTCAAAGATTGCTGTGACCTCGCAAAACACATTATAAAACCACATATTTGGCCATGATTAAAGACTTCACAAATGTTTAGGATGAAATTACACtatatttccacattttaaaaggTCACAAGAACCAcgtgaaaataaatatgtacCCTTTTTGTTTTGCCTCTTCACTTCAGCCTTCTCTCTCACAGTCTCGTCTGCTCCGTACGTCTGTTTCCTGACCCTCAGGTCAAAGCTCAAGCTGTTCCACTCAGTGCTCCCCCTAGAGGCCCTAGAGAACTTCCGTTGTGTTGAGCGAATGTGCATTTATTGCTGCACGTTTccattttttatattgttgtatcTGTTTGTGAATTGGCATCTTGTCTGAAGTTGCAGCACATTCCTCCTACAGGAAATATGTTTGGCCATTAACGTGCATTTGTCCTCGTCATCTACAATAATTTACATCCTCAGTGCATCAGCAACAAACAACAGGATGTCAACGCATTTCCTTTTGTCGCTTCTGGCTTCCTCCCTCCCATTCTGCTCTGAAGGGGCCGAGGGGCTGTGACAGTGGCTCACCCAGAGCGAGGAAGATAAGGGCTGCAGGGCAGAACATAAAGTGAGAGACAGAATGTGCTAAAGGTGCATGTGGTGTGAGCAATCCATTCTGTGGGAGATGATTTGTTGACATGTCTGCCACGGAGAGATTGCAAGGAATGAGCAGGCAAAAGTGGGTGCATGAGATACTGGCATATGAAATTCTCCAGTCTGTGCCCTTTTGTTTGGTCTGAATTGCTCTAACTCTGAGATTACTGAAATTGCTTGTGAATTGTTTATCCCACCGCCGGTGAGAGCGCCATCGTAACCCACAGATTAAGACTCTGAGTGTCTCTCTGTTGcagtggctctctctctctgaccatGAGAACTCTTATTGTCCAGATGTCCAGACTGCAGTCCTCAGCATGCAGCAGTCACACTCATGAGCGCAGCACCAACTATGTAGTGTTCTCATGACAGATCTGAGAGAAAGATCTCACATCTCCATTTACAGTGTCTATCAATCACTGTTAAACTGAAGTGCATCGGCGCATGCTGTAAACTTGCTGTAGAGTTAGCCACGAGAATATGCTTATCTCAAATCTCATttcatggaaaagaaaaaggaaattgcatgtttttattcatgtgttcagACCCTGTTTTAAGTAACTTCCACCCAAACTGTCACAGTGCAACTAACGTCCTGATTATTAAAGCATCATTTCCATTATTATTCCAAAATTTGACATTATAAAAACAACCATTGTCATTGTAGAGTTTTGTTAAGCATTTGCCTGCACGTCATAGAACTCATTTGTCTTGAAAACCATTAGTATTCATCTTCAGGTCGGGTTCCGACACCAAAAACAGAATGCCTGTCAAGTTGGGCTCAGTCTTTATTAGTTTTCTCTCGGGTTAAACTTTCTACTCAGACACAATTGATCAAATCTAAGTATCGCAGACACATTTTTCTAACATTTATCAAGtccaccgaggaggttatgtttttgtctgcatttgttttttctctgcaaaatagcaggattacgcaaaaactgaACAGATCACCACAAACCTGATGAGTTATGTgtgagtcagggaagaatcctTTCAATTTGATCATTGTCTGTAACATTGCAATGATTTCTCAGagattaataaaaatgaaaaatcagtcgtgcaggggactgatattttttaatgggtgtgtaatttggtgcagatccagaataAAATCCGGATTTATTGAATTTAATGTGGTTTtatcaggggactgttgggccgcagtggaggtatgcactcttcAGAAATTCACAAGGAAATCTAATGAAGTTTAACAACATTAACCAACGAGAGTGGGTAAACTTTGAAACAACATTACTTtaaatgagtttgtttttgttggaatTTTTTCTGGATGTAAATACAAAGAGAACTTGTGGTCCCATGAGAACAAGTGACGGCAATGACAAACTGAATTCCTGTGATGACACAAACAATTGAGCGGTTGAGTCCAGACATGTGCACAGGCAGATGAGCGGCATTGTGACAGTATGAAAATGTTCCTCTTCTACGGCTGTAAATACATGTAGAATTCAAGATTGTCAGCACATCCAATTGAGAGTTAAATCTGATTATTCACTTTAATCCTGTTATAGTGTGCATGTAAACATGAAGACTGGAACTCCAGAGCAGTGCGAGTCCATTGTCGCCACTCAGTGCCTCGTTTTTAGCACTTGTGCAATTGGCAAGATGAACAAAGTCTTTTGCTGCCGTCTCAAATAAGGACGTTCTTCTTGCAGCCgtattgtttttgttatgttcttTATTACCTCAGACaacctgttttctgttttctgcaagattatgcaaaaaaacaacccgaccaattttcttgaaacttggtggaagggtgatGTCTGGGCCAGGGGGGAGAAGACTTTTCGAGCAGATTCATTTTAAGTTCATGTTATGTGTTGTTAGTTGTGTTGTAGGGACCTTTGTTGTCACTTGCCCAGTACAGTCTAGTCATGTTGATGAGATGAGAGTTTCTTGTTTCAGACTGAATCGTTTTCTGTTCTTCATGTTGCTCACCAGTATGTTGATAAGGGGGGGGCTGCGTTCTCTCTTGTGAAATCAGAACAGCAGGGTGTGTAATTCGCTGTCTCATCTCTTCCAGGTGCTGAGAAGTTATTTGGGGTGTGGAACTAatttaggtaaaaaaaataaaaaaagattcagatGGCTCTCTACCAGTTGGGAAAACCGCTTTGGAAACTTATAACTTCAATAAGGCAGGTGTCAAATGTCTCCTCAGTGTAAACTTGCTTCTGAGGCTTCTTCTAAACGCATCCTGCTGCCAAAACAGATAATGCTGCCCCAGGGTGTGATTTTTAGATACCATGGCAGACTCCTGCAGACGTGTGGCACAACAGCACGCCGTCTGTCCTGCCAGGCTGGCTCTCCCTTTCTACAGAGACGTCGATTAGACTCTGTGACCCCGTTCTGTCATGGGTGCtttgatcacaagtggacaccTCCACATGAACAGCAATCaggtttagttttaaaatgtgtcactttGTGTCACAAACCTGGTGAGACCTGACGAttgactgactcacgattggtcgattGCATGTGTCGACAGGACCTCGCTCCCACGCCTCCATCCCCCCCGATTGCTACTGCGCAAcatctggctccaaatgcacaactTGGCAGCTTTCGTATCTGGGATAGTTTGGCCTcattgggaggaagtggagacacgtcttccatctttatattcagtataCGGTTCACACCTGATGTCAGAATGCATCTCCACATGCGGCAGAATGGGGTTTGTTTTCATGATGGTAATGAAACAGACACATTGTATTTGTAAATACAGTTTTACCTTGTTATCATCCAACTCTGTCAGATTTCTCCTTCACTTTGATAAAGAAACAATTTTCACCCTAAACAGACGGAGAGATTTGTCAGATTAAAAGAAACTAAtgtagcaaaataaaattaTCGAGCCGTGTTATGCTGCATCGTGTTCCATCTGGTTATTACCATCAAGCAACTCAGTCCAGTAAATACAAACCAGCCCGAGCAGACGAATCAGTCTTTGCAGTAACAGCGCACTCTGATACTCGGAGGATATTCAGCATTGCAGCAGAAAAATGGCAAGAGACCAAGTGGACATGAGACTACGGTGTTTTTGCCCCATTTACCCTGACATGACCACTGTCACTGTCGGTCTGACCCAAACCGCTCAACACACTTGCTAGACATcgtcacacacacgtacacacacacacgtacacacacacacacgtacacacacacacacgtacacacacacagcttctccACGCCACTCACAATGCCAAAATACATCAGGGTGATTGTGTAACTCCTCAGGGCGTGATGGAAAAACTAGGCCTATCACTCACTTGGCTCTACCCTCTTCCAGCTCCCCCCTCCATGTCAAGGACAGACGGCGAATGTCCCCAACCGCTGTCCCTCACTCCATGAAGCCATGTCACCTTTCACATTCAGTAATGGCGCTgtccaaaaataaaagaaagcatccctgtgtgcgtgtgcacgcTTTGGGTTATGAATGTGGTCAGTTGATAAATGTCTGAGATAATTGACACACGCTGCTTTATCTTTTCTTGagtgtacatacagtatgaCTGAAGTGTTGTGTCATGATTATATGATCTATATAAACCTTTGGCCTGTATATACGGTGACCTACATTCTGCCTTGGCAAACACACTGGAAATATGATTTATCAGTGTCATATCTCTTCAGTACACGTTAACATTATCTCACAACAACCGCATTATAAAACCACACCAACATAATACATATAGATTTATACCAGAGATATGAGTGAGAGGTTTTTGCTGCAGCTTGCTCAACTGTTTCTGAACATCTGCAGCTTCCTGTTCTCTGTACTGGCTGAAGAAGTATAGGTTTGTTTCTCTGCAATGACAGTAAACATATCCAATGTGCAGTGTAGAAGAAAACCTATCTAATAATAACTTGGTAATCATCAACATATTTGCCATTAGCTGGCATTGACACACCCCAGTGATAATGCAGAGTCTTGTTTGTTCCTTCCTCCATATGCTGCCTCAAACTTTTCAGAATCCTCCCTAAAATAACACTTGTACTGATTCGAGATGATAAATCAGTGTAATTTAATCATTTACTTGCTACAGCCATTATGCAAGTGCTGTTTACactcatatctgtgtgtgtgtgtgtgtgtgtgtttaacaatgAGTGTGATTGCATAACTGAATGCATAACAGTGGAAGTTAAGTCAAGGGCAGGACACTTGTCTGTAGTTCGCTGCGGCCAATCTCTCGTCAGAGATTCCAGGATTATCCACAATATGAATATGCAAATTGTTTCCAATTGCATGCTGCTGATATACTGCGTCAATAGAAGAATGTGAATTTACTCACAAAGTATTACCCCTGCCAAGGAGGggttgtttctgtctttttgctTAACTCATTTCtaccaaacttggtggagggatggggccTGGACCATGAACATGACATTTTGACGATGATGCAGATCAtaagatattttttattatcattttctgTAGTTGTCAGGGAATAAAATAATGCGCGTATCTTAAGTTTCCCCTTTTCAGGACTATGCTTTGTGACAATGTTGTATGTTACCACACCACTTCATGTGTATCTTTTATATTTCCACCATTAGAACTAGACAATCATGCTGTTCAGCCTTGGAGGAATG contains:
- the cmpk2 gene encoding LOW QUALITY PROTEIN: UMP-CMP kinase 2, mitochondrial (The sequence of the model RefSeq protein was modified relative to this genomic sequence to represent the inferred CDS: inserted 1 base in 1 codon; deleted 2 bases in 2 codons) gives rise to the protein MPTRASTWKDNEIQELLLTEISEDYHVPSEGPEYHTSAISIINSDCGDIIPEAKAAPELLPSRAEARSKPDFPVIVIEREGLDATGKTILRDIQGPVLLXSPLQCLSPWWACFDQRPPLTRRAFPALGNTTAQRGSSEYTIATAVNESTVQSSSCVRRCTVHLAGGGLFQLSLVVLLTLDAVERRLRGQRMTEEDQELDHKLLLRKDKRVCVCVSAQAYWKISGPACITVDASPSSDKVLQQVLFLIRGKCHL